One genomic window of Elaeis guineensis isolate ETL-2024a chromosome 2, EG11, whole genome shotgun sequence includes the following:
- the LOC105042469 gene encoding aspartic proteinase NANA, chloroplast, whose protein sequence is MPPLLLLSLLIGFDALLAVPAIAKSHSTSLRVPLHRSPPPLAAVTRLDYVRELVKSDHLRQRMISGTIGGRRYRQPRRACENATTAVAAAAESFAMPLTSGAYTHTGQYFVRFRLGTPAQRFVLVADTGSDLTWVKCGFGPRRCRLCGGGQRLFRPEKSVSFDPIRCSSNMCKTSLPFSLTTCPSPASPCAYNYGYSDGSTARGIFATESVTVMLSNGQKAKLKGLIVGCTSSFAGSSFRSSDGVLGLGHSGISFASRATASFGGRFSYCLVDHLSPRNVSSYLTFGPNGALFPSMARQTELLMEPRLAPFYSVGVSGISVDGEVLKIPMSVWDVGRRGGAILDSGTSLTVLVEPAYEAVVSALSRRLAGVPRVDVDPFEYCYNWTAGARVRIPKLVVHLQGPARLEPPAKSYVIDVADGVKCVGFASAPWPGVSTIGNILQQEHLWEFDIKNRRLRFQRSTCTR, encoded by the exons ATGCCTCCactcctcctcctctccctcctcatTGGCTTCGATGCCCTCCTCGCCGTGCCGGCGATCGCCAAGTCCCACTCTACCTCCCTCCGCGTCCCACTCCACCGCAGCCCCCCGCCCCTCGCCGCTGTGACTCGCCTCGACTACGTCAGGGAACTCGTCAAGAGCGACCACCTCCGACAGCGGATGATCTCGGGCACCATCGGGGGGCGTCGCTACCGGCAGCCTCGGAGGGCTTGCGAGAACGCCACCACGGcagtggcggcggcggcggagtcGTTCGCAATGCCACTGACGTCCGGCGCGTACACCCACACGGGGCAGTATTTCGTCCGGTTCCGCCTCGGCACGCCGGCGCAGAGATTCGTGCTTGTCGCCGACACAGGCAGCGACCTCACGTGGGTCAAGTGCGGTTTCGGGCCGCGCAGATGTAGGCTTTGCGGCGGCGGGCAGAGACTATTCCGCCCGGAGAAATCCGTGTCGTTCGATCCGATTCGGTGTTCGTCGAACATGTGCAAGACCTCCCTTCCCTTCTCGCTCACCACGTGTCCCTCTCCGGCTAGCCCTTGCGCTTACAATTATGG GTACTCGGACGGATCGACGGCGCGGGGCATCTTCGCGACCGAATCGGTGACTGTGATGCTATCCAACGGCCAGAAGGCGAAGCTTAAGGGGCTGATTGTCGGGTGCACGTCCTCGTTCGCCGGATCGAGCTTCCGCTCATCGGACGGCGTGTTGGGGCTGGGTCACAGCGGTATCTCGTTTGCCTCGCGGGCCACCGCAAGCTTCGGGGGAAGGTTCTCCTATTGCCTGGTGGATCACCTTAGCCCCAGGAACGTCTCGAGCTACCTCACCTTCGGCCCAAACGGCGCGCTGTTCCCCTCCATGGCGCGCCAAACCGAGCTTCTCATGGAGCCGCGTCTCGCGCCGTTCTACTCCGTCGGTGTCTCCGGCATCTCCGTCGACGGCGAGGTACTCAAGATACCGATGAGCGTGTGGGACGTGGGGAGACGTGGAGGGGCGATACTAGACTCCGGCACGAGCTTGACGGTGTTAGTCGAGCCGGCGTACGAGGCAGTGGTATCGGCTCTGAGCCGGCGGCTCGCTGGGGTCCCGAGGGTGGACGTGGATCCGTTCGAGTACTGTTACAATTGGACGGCTGGTGCAAGGGTGAGGATCCCCAAGTTGGTGGTCCATCTCCAAGGTCCGGCGCGGCTCGAGCCGCCGGCTAAGAGCTACGTGATCGACGTGGCAGACGGCGTGAAGTGCGTCGGGTTCGCTTCGGCGCCGTGGCCGGGCGTGTCGACGATAGGGAATATACTACAGCAGGAGCACCTCTGGGAGTTTGATATAAAGAATCGACGGCTGAGATTTCAGCGCTCCACGTGTACTCGCTAG
- the LOC105042476 gene encoding peroxynitrite isomerase Rv2717c, producing MDGGAAAGSSPPPPLHPAIAPLSFLLGRWRGEGEGGFPTINSFRYGEELQFSHSGKPVIAYSQKTWKLTSGEPMHAESGYWRPKPDGSIEVVIAQSTGLVEVQKGSYDAEHKIVTLQSELVGNAAKVKEITRVFKMADGNLSYVVQMATHLSSLQPHLKALLKKI from the exons ATGGACGGTGGAGCTGCTGCAGGTTCCAGTCCTCCGCCGCCGCTTCATCCGGCGATAGCCCCTCTTTCGTTTCTACTCGGGAGGTGGAGAGGGGAAGGAGAGGGCGGTTTCCCGACCATCAACTCCTTCCGCTATGGCGAAGAGCTCCAATTCTCCCACTCCGGAAAG CCAGTGATAGCATACTCCCAGAAGACATGGAAGCTGACCTCCGGCGAGCCGATGCACGCGGAGAGCGGCTACTGGCGGCCCAAACCCGACGGCTCCATCGAAGTGGTAATTGCCCAAAGCACCGGTCTTGTGGAGGTCCAG AAGGGTTCCTATGATGCCGAACATAAGATTGTGACACTACAAAGTGAACTGGTTGGGAATGCAGCAAAG gtGAAGGAAATTACCAGAGTTTTTAAAATGGCTGATGGTAATCTCTCTTACGTTGTTCAGATGGCTACGCATCTGTCCAGCCTTCAGCCACATCTCAAAGCTCTACTTAAGAAGATTTGA
- the LOC105042485 gene encoding large ribosomal subunit protein eL43z isoform X2, which yields MTKRTKKAGIVGKYGTRYGASLRKQIKKMEVSQHAKYFCEFCGKYAVKRKAVGIWGCKDCGKVKAGGAYTLNTASAVTVRSTIRRLREATEG from the exons ACAAAGCGCACCAAGAAGGCTGGAATTGTTGGCAAATATG GTACCAGATATGGTGCTAGTTTGCGAAAGCAAATCAAGAAAATGGAAGTCTCACAACATGCAAAGTATTTCTGTGAGTTCTGTGGAAAG TATGCTGTGAAGAGAAAGGCGGTTGGAATTTGGGGGTGCAAGGACTGTGGCAAGGTCAAGGCTGGGGGTGCTTACACGTTGAA TACTGCTAGTGCGGTTACTGTGCGAAGCACAATTCGTCGGTTGAGAGAAGCAACTGAAGGGTGA
- the LOC105042485 gene encoding large ribosomal subunit protein eL43z isoform X1 produces the protein MQTKRTKKAGIVGKYGTRYGASLRKQIKKMEVSQHAKYFCEFCGKYAVKRKAVGIWGCKDCGKVKAGGAYTLNTASAVTVRSTIRRLREATEG, from the exons atgcAGACAAAGCGCACCAAGAAGGCTGGAATTGTTGGCAAATATG GTACCAGATATGGTGCTAGTTTGCGAAAGCAAATCAAGAAAATGGAAGTCTCACAACATGCAAAGTATTTCTGTGAGTTCTGTGGAAAG TATGCTGTGAAGAGAAAGGCGGTTGGAATTTGGGGGTGCAAGGACTGTGGCAAGGTCAAGGCTGGGGGTGCTTACACGTTGAA TACTGCTAGTGCGGTTACTGTGCGAAGCACAATTCGTCGGTTGAGAGAAGCAACTGAAGGGTGA